The Macrobrachium nipponense isolate FS-2020 chromosome 44, ASM1510439v2, whole genome shotgun sequence genome contains the following window.
aatattactagaatataagagttttagcttacaattgcgtttttcgaccatttcggtagagtcaaagttgaccgaaagttgaaatatttgcacttaacgttatttatatgaaaatatttcgaaactgataaaagctacaaccatgggttgttttttgttgtattgtgcatgaaattgcgcacatttccatatataaaactttatgtaacggcaaatttaaaagggtgcaaacattaggacaatcgcacgaaaaaatttatcggaagagttatcgcacgaacgtaaggaaaaagttttttcataaattcaccataaatcgaaatattgtgctagagacgtccaatttgatGCACtattaaggcaaatgattgaatattactataatataagaattttagcttacaattgcgtttctcgaccatttcggtagagtcaaagttgaccgaaggttgaaatttttgcacttatcgttatttatatgaaaatatttcaaaactgataaaagctacaatcatgagtattttttgttgtattttacataaaattgcgcacattttcatatataatacttcatgtaaaggataatttaaaatggtgcaaaaattatgtcaaagtgacgaaataatttttgagatgtgtcactgatactttttagtgcgataagaaagaaattcgcgcttgcgcgcctgcgtagcgattgtaaacaaaacaacgccttgatccgtgaactcccagcatcccccaaggcgcgtgattcaaaagttttcggctggtaggcctataagtatttttccgcgaatttttaaaaaaaacttttttgacccgacgtatgatacgtccaatcggcatacgggagacattttgactcgacgtttagtacgtccaatcggcgtaagagggttaagataaAATCTATTCAGGTGATGCAtccagagagagaaaataaatgaagctaCCAGAAAACAGAGAAACCGGTGTATTAGTTCAGTCAATAGAGATTTATTAAAGAAAGCAAGATTACCACCGACCCGGTAAATAAAGGCGTGACGACAAAGTAAACAAAGAGACTAATATCAACAGAGGCATGAAAACTGACAGacgaaggggggaggaggaggagagagaaaatatccCAAAACAAAGCCTTTGTTTTATAGCATGACTAATGAACGGATGCATACCCTCGCCCTCGTAAGATGTGGATGTAATCGCGGTGCGACGATCTCGGCACAAAGCGGATGCAGGTCTTCTGGTGATACTCGGCCATTGCCCTGGCTATCAGCGCCCTCTCCTGGCTTGCTGTAAAGGGATGTGATACttcacttattctttttttttatttaaaataataaatacaaatagttACTGAGCTCATTATCCTGTTTGTAAGCTAATCTTCATTTTGCTGTCAAgctttttatctacttattattttgaatgatttCGATTCTGTTGTCTAATCAGTTGTTATTGTACTACATGCATGAAATATGGTtactttatttaagaaattcatttTGCAATCTTACAATGAAAATAAGTTGTGACTATAAATTGTAACACAtacgcagaatatatatatatatatatatatatatatatatatatatatatatatatatatatatgtatgtatgtatatatataatgtgtgtgtgtgtaatattcaaGAAATAGGCTGTTTGTACTCATGCACATACCAACAACCAAACAAGCTAGCGATACGTTCCTCCCTTCCTCaaacaggaaaaaacaaaaggCCACAACAGACACTAGCTGGACCAGAAACAAGGTTTCTACCTCGCAGTTACCAGACTACTCGGAAACTCACAGAAAGAGGAGGATATGACGTAAGGAATCGATCCTCCCGGCCAAGCCCTTTGCGGATTACTGATGGCACTACGTACTGATGATTGCAAAcgaccattactacgactaataataataataatatagcactGATGATTGCAAACTAAtattaccacaaataataataacaataataatataaattcaaattaataaaaaaaatgtaataaagttAACAACTCAgagaaacaaaacacaaaaaaatcacaataaaactggcaataaaaaaaaaagcaatatagctataaatgcaaagaaaaagaaaaaagattatttCAAGCAAAGATTAAGCGAGACGCCTTACGTTGACTATCTGGATGAGGTGATCCTCATCCTCGACCATGATGTCCCCCTGGTAGAATCCCGAGGTGGAGATCAGGTCCCCCTTGGAGTCGAAGTCCTCTGCAGTAATGTTGAGGCTCAAGGTCTCTTCCAGCTCCTTCTCGGATATGGGGGGGCCCAGGATGTCatattttccctaataataataataataataataataataataataataataatagtaataatagttaaTGGCAGAATGaattaaccctgaaaaatcagttattagaaagatagagataactatataaactgaatgcagTTGATGTAGCAGTAACATTCAgcactaaacaataataataataataataataataataataataataataataataataataataataataattacttttctACAATTTTGAGGAGGTAGTTTGTTGTAGAAAATATAACAAACAATAGTAACTTGCTCCATGTTAATTTCTTCAGTGTtcagaaaaatttttttccatatcttttactcatttgtcatttttttttcggtacagaaaaaataactttcctGTGAATCTAGATGCACTTTTAAATTTTCAGAGCACGGTCAACTTTCtgacatattaaaaaaacattctcATACCCAGTTTACCCTTacttacattttacttaaaactcgTCAAGTAACAAACCGGTCACTTCTGTTAAAATCACCGACTTATCTTCGATAGACCTCTGATTTTTTTCTACACCCTCAAAAGCCAAAACATTCCTCACAGATACTATTAACCCACACGAACATTTTTCAGCTCTAAGCAGATAAAAATGGGTAATGCCCATTGGAAATTTGTTCTCTTACCGAATTCGGGTCTCCTATGATGACATTAGGGAGACTGGCCTGCAAAGTCCTGCCCTGGTGTACAAGGCaaaacacgaagaagaagaagatctgcGCAGCGCGAGCGAGCCAAGACATTGCCAAACTTCAGAATCTCAAAGCAACTGAAAGATTTACAGAAAACGTCGCTCGAATAGTGAATCGTACAGCGGTGACCGAGGAGTAAATTCTTTTACAGTGATCGATATCCCAGCTGTCTTAGATGGTGCCCTTTCCTCAGCACCGAAGTTAACGCCCCAAAGCCCCGGATTCCTTTATTTAAGTACTCTCCCCTTGACGGAAATTACTCCTTTGACGTCACACAATACCAGTCTCCCGTCCACCCCCCTCGGCCCCAAAAAATATCCTCTCCGTTAGGACCTTTCTTTCTAGCAGACGGAAAGATCACGATCATTAGGCCCTCACACGTATTTGGACACTGCCACCGGAAGTTTCCgaagatatacatacatgcgcCATGCAGGAAAGTTGATTCGGCGGAAGGAAAACGGCGGTCGAAAATGGGTCCTCGAAGTGTGCTGGATGTTTACGAAAAAGCGTTTCTTTCGGATTCTATGCGTTCTACACTCCGCCAGCAGGCAATGAGAAGTGTTCAGGCGGGACATTCTATAGatcagtgtttcttaaagtgtggtccgcgGAGCCCCACGGgtccgtggaatgttccaaggggtcctcagGACAATGTGAGAAAGAAGCGTTGTTGTTAAGTTCAttaaaatttgtgtgcaaaattgcagTATGATGGGaaatttattttaagtaaaatgtaaacattgatgttgaagataagccattaataaataattcagtaggaATTTCAGTACTATACATTATACCCTGAAAACAGTTTTAAACCGGAGGGAAATTATTATATCAAGGGGTCCGCTACATAGAGTAATTTTAATAAAAGGAGTCCGTtgcacaagaaagtttaagaaacaatGCTACAGATCCTATGAAGGAAACGAGAGTTCACTCAGCCAGGGCTTGAACGGGTGGGTGGCTTCGTGCAATTGCATAAGGCTAATATATTTCGTTCTAATGAAAAGACATTGCAACCAAGCCACTTTCTTACATTTCCTCTAATTAAGAACTACTTCACTTTATGTCGCAAATACTCGTTAAGTCAAAGACAAACATTACATAAAAACTTTATCACAAAAGAAACTGTTGAATATATTAGCCTCACGCAACAAAGTTAAGTTCATACATATTCACATTATAATAGATGTCAAACTAGGTGTCCAATGGCAAGTAAGTaaggaatatagatatataaacaaataaacacaagaaCACCAACAAGGCATTATTATTCTTACCTTCATGGAAAAGATAACTTCTGAAAGCGTGTGTATTTGAAATTAACTTCAAGACATTCAACGCAGAATAATTTTCTCGTAATACATTTTTCTCTTTTGGTATTTCGAATGAACGGCAGTTTGTTCcttggttcattttttttattcatttcgtaatttaatttttatttcactaaacattttttctcttttcttcgctTATTGTTTCCATGGAAAGGTATTCTGCTTTGTGAAAAGTTGCTTGGCAAgtgaatgtattttattttattcaatatggatatgctcaataataataataataataataataataataataataataataataataataataataataataataataataataataataatgtggaatcTAAATTCTTCTCCGCCGTCGCCCTCtcctttatttcataattaataGTACGTTCTTGTAATCGCAAGTTCTCTCATTAATCAtgaaattcctatttttttcagCAATGAACAAACAATTTATGTCATAATAACAAAACTCTTTATATGGCAATATTAAAACTGCAGCAGAGAAGTTCAATTGTTCACTTACATACAattgctgaaaaaaaatataagtataatcaaggccaaaGAAAATAGAGCTATCTCTTGGTGCCCTCGGTAtaatgagccgtggcccatgaaacataccaaggcccagtggtggcctggcctatattgctgtcagacgcacgattacggCTATTTcagccttaaataaaacaaaaactactcaggctagagggctgcaatttggtatgtttgatgattggagggtggatgatcaacatatcaatttgcagccctctagcctcattggtttttaagatccgagggcggacagaaaaagtttggacagaaaaaagtgcggatggacagacaaagccggcacaatagttttcttttcagaaaactaaaaatgtaaaaaatattcgTTTGGCCATATTTGCTAGCAAAAGTGTCTGCTTCCAAGTGCCTAAACTAGGTAACTATACTCTGtacttttccatctgtccatccgcctgtggtgtttgcatatggtaacactgcgtcccggggtttaGATAGGTTcgatatgtgtaagttttaggtaaataaaaggatatctgggtgcacatttgcaactgaaaagtgttttaataatgaactgtatgcgaattacaccgttaatattcgaagtaagatatcgttattattattgaatgtaagctgaatgtaactatctaaagcccgggacacagtgttaccatacgcaaacaccacaggcgtgtggacagatggaaaaaatcgaGTATAGTATTCATCTTCTACCTTTTAGCCTTAGATGCTCTAATACCTTATGCctggcagagagaggagagagaggaaggtacTATAAAGGGAGCTGGATCGGTGTAGAGCAAGAAATAGTGGAAAAGATAGGCTTTAACACTGAAGGTGGCAATGTGTGTT
Protein-coding sequences here:
- the LOC135203956 gene encoding hatching enzyme 1.2-like yields the protein MSWLARAAQIFFFFVFCLVHQGRTLQASLPNVIIGDPNSGKYDILGPPISEKELEETLSLNITAEDFDSKGDLISTSGFYQGDIMVEDEDHLIQIVNGRSNGRLQSSVRSAISNPQRAWPGGSIPYVISSSFSSQERALIARAMAEYHQKTCIRFVPRSSHRDYIHILRGRGCSSSVGRNGGLQVVSLGDGCIHFGIIIHEFMHTAGFWHEHSRSDRDNYVTIHWANILPGLQHNFDKNSDAHTTNLGLPYDYESIMHYSPYAFTRTYGSPTIVLKRSGVTIGQRSGFSQLDVQSLNLLYTCSGVKPTPGPEPKPEGWTDYSLSRYLSAVA